In Thermococcus gorgonarius, the genomic window CGCGATACTCGCGAAACTGCCGAGAAAGAAATACATACACAGAAACGAACTCGTTGAGCTCGTCCAGAACTACGTAGGCGGCGACGAGAAGGAGATAGTGAGGGCAATCGGTGAGGCAGAAGCTAAAGGCTTCGTCGTTGAGCTCCAGAACGAAATGGTTAAGCTAACAGAGCTTGGAGAGAAGGTCAAGACGGCACTCGAGAACGCGAAGCTCCAGGAGATCGTAAAGGTCAAGTTCAGCGTCACGCCGACGCTCTACAACGCCCTCAAGGTCATCTACGACAACCTCGAGACCTTCAATAGGATCTGGAAGGAGAAGGGAGAGGCCAGAGGCTACAAGATGGAAGAGGTCGACGTCATCAGAAAGCACCTCAGCCTGAGCGACGACGAGATAAAGAAGGCCTTAACGATGCTCCGCGAGCTCGGCTTCCTCGGAAGCAAGAGCCTGACAGAGGCCGGAAAGACTCTGGTTGAGGCGTATATGGCTATCTGATGCCACCGTTCTTTCTTCTTTGTTATCCAAATTGCTTATAAGAAACAAAACAAAAATAAAGAAGGTGAAAACCATGGACCCCCTTAGCGGATTTTTAGGTTCTTTGCTGTGGTGGCTGTTCTTCCTCTACCTGCTGATGTGGCCCCAGCTCCAGTTCAGGGCACTCCAGGCGGCAAGGGCAAGGCTCATGGCTCAGCTCGCCAGAAAGAGGAACTCCACGGTAATAGCCATGATCCACAGGCAGGAGAGCATAGGACTCTTTGGCATACCCGTTTACAAGTTCATAAGCATCGAGGACAGCGAGGAGATCCTAAGGGCGATAAGGATGGCACCGAAGGACAAGCCCATCGATCTGATAATCCACACACCGGGCGGACTCGTTCTTGCTGCAACCCAGATTGCCAAGGCCCTGAAGGAACACCCCGCCGAGACCCGCGTCATAGTTCCCCACTACGCGATGAGCGGAGGAACCCTGATTGCCCTAGCGGCCGACAAGATCATAATGGATCCGCACGCGGTTCTTGGTCCCGTTGACCCACAGCTTGGACAGTACCCCGCTCCAAGCATACTCAGGGCGGTCGAAAAGAAGGGCCCGGAGAAGGTGGACGACCAGACGCTTATCCTTGCTGACGTCGCGGAAAAGGCGATAAAACAGGTCAGAGACTTCGTTTACAGCCTCCTTAAGGATAAATACGGCGAGGAAAAGGCCAGGGAACTGGCCCAGATACTCACCGAGGGCAGATGGACCCACGACTACCCGATAACCGTTGACCACGCCAGGGAACTGGGCCTCCACGTTGAGACAGATGTCCCGGAGGAAGTTTATGCCCTCATGGAGCTCTACAAGCAGCCGGTCAAACAGAGGGGCACCGTGGAGTTCATGCCTTACCCCGTAAGGCAGGAGGGCAAAAAGTGATTTCAGTTCCTTTTTTTATTTCCCTACATGTATGTACCTGTTAAGACACTGTGACCTAAACATTTAAAAAGCAACGTTCCCCATTTATAAAGGGTTTTTAAACCCACCATTTGGAGGTGTAAACCTTGGTGGACATGAGCAAGGTCAAACTAAGGATTGAGAATATAGTCGCTTCTGTTGATTTGTTCGCCCAGCTGAACCTTGAAAAGGTTATAGAGATCTGCCCCAACTCCAAGTACAACCCCGAGGAGTTCCCGGGGATAATCTGCCGTTTTGATGACCCCAAGGTCGCTTTGCTGATATTCAGCTCAGGCAAGCTTGTCGTTACGGGGGCAAAAAGTGTTGACGACATAAAGAGAGGTGTCAACAAGCTTATAGAGCTGCTCTCGAAGAAGGTTGGCACAAAATTCACAAAACCACCCCAGATAGACATCCAGAACATGGTGTTTAGTGGCGACATAGGAATGGAGTTCAACCTCGATGCAGTCGCCCTAAGCCTACCGAACTGTGAATACGAACCGGAGCAGTTCCCGGGAGTTATATACCGCGTAAAGGATCCGAAAGCAGTAATCCTGCTGTTCTCATCAGGTAAGATAGTCTGTTCCGGTGCCAAAAGCGAAAACGATGCATGGGAAGCAGTCAAGAAGCTCATACGCGAGCTCGAGAAATACGGCCTCATAGAAGAGGAAGAGGAATGGTAAAATTTCCCAGCTTTTTACGTTTCATTTCGGATTAAGGTGAAAGTCTAAACGAGAAGACGTCCTTTTCGTAGGCATCCTTCAGATCCTCTCCCATTCTAATTGAAGAGACAAAGGATCCCACATCACTGAGACAGTTCTGGAGTTCCGGTGCGGTTATGTCCACGATTTCGGGTTCAACAACTTTAACTGACTCGGGAAGATACCTTATGAGCAATCCCACCAGCGACTCCAGGGGAGAAACTGCCTCCACTTCCGCCACCAGTCCTCTGCCCTCAGGGTAAAACTCCATTGAATTAACTCCCGCTCCTTCCAGCAGAAAGAGTGTTGGGATTATTTCTCTAGCCAAGGTTTCGTTCTCGGTCGAGAACCTCAGCCTGATTGAGTAAAGCAGGTTCCTTCCCTCATCAATCAGCTCCCACAGTTCGTCATCGTCAAACCCAACCCTCGGCTCGGGCAATTCCTCAACGTCAGGGACTGCGGGAACGTAACCCTTTTCCCTCGCGACCTTTCTGATCTCCTGTATCAGGTCGTTCAGCAGGGAAGAAAGTTCTTCTGCTGAAAGCTCAATTTTCCCGGGTGACAGAACTTCAACCATGGTCGGGGAGTACTCCACTACTGTCCTGAAGAGAGCATCCAGCGGTGCTTTCAGGGTGACCTCCACAAGGGAGGAGAAGCGAAGTGGATCCATTGAGGGATCCTCGATTATCTCCCCCACCTCAAGTCTAACCCCGGTCAATCCGCGCTTGACGCTCTCAAGTCTCTCTTCAACCGCCTTCCTGCTTCTGCCCAGGATCTCCAAGTAGAGTATTGCCTTGATCTCGGGGAGGGCCATCTTCACCACCACATGCCGGGATAGTGCCTCTTACGGTAAGTTCCGATGATGGGAATCTTCTCACCGCAGTACTTGCACCTTCCATCATCGGTAAGGTTGTACTCGGTTATCTCAAAGCCCCAGCGGACTATTAAAGGTTTGCCACACCTCGGGCAGTAGGTGTTCTCACCGGGGTGGCCCGGAACGTTACCGATGTAGACGAACTTCAGGCCTTCCTCCTTAGCGACCCGGTATGCCATTTCAATCGTCTCAAGCGGCGTTGGGGGGAGGTGTGTCAGCCTGTAGTGCGGGAAGAAGCGCGAGAAGTGAACTGGAGTATCGTCGCCGAGCTCTTCAACCACCCAGCGGGCGAAGGCCCTGATTTCCTCCTCCTTGTCGTTGAGCGTCGGGATTATAAGGTAGGTCAGCTCGACGTGGATTCCAAATTCCTTCTTCGCTATTACAGCGGTTCTTTTACTGGGTTCTCCGCTGGGAACGCTGGATATCTTCATGTAGAACTCGTCGCTGAAGGCCTTGATATCTATGTTCATGGCGTCGATGTATGGAGCCAGCTCCCTAAATGGTTCTTCGTTGATGTAGCCGTTGGTTATGAGGAGGTTGTATATCCCCTCCTCACTGGCGAGCTTCGCGGTGTCGAGAACGAACTCGTACCATATCGTCGGCTCGTTGTAGGTGTAGGCTATGCTCTCGCAGCCGTAGCGCTTAGCTATAGCGACTACCATCTCTGGACTCATATCGTGGAGGTAGGGAAAGCTCTCATCCGCCTGGCTTATCTCCCAGTTCTGGCAGTGCTTGCAGTGCATGTTGCATCCAACGGTGGCTATAGAGAGGGCACACGAACCCGGCCAGAAGTGAAAGAGCGGCTTCTTCTCAACGGGATCAGCAGCGATGGAAGAAACCTTGCCGTAGTTGAGCGTGTAGAGCGTCCCGCCTATGTTCTTCCTAACCCTGCAGGAGCCGCGCTTTCCCTCGTTGATTATGCAGTTGAGGGGGCAGAGTTTACAGCGGACCTTTCCTCTCTCAAGCGGCTCCCAGTACATGGCCTCTCTCATGCCGTTCACCAATAAAAGGATAGGCTCATTCACGTTTAAGGTTTCCGTAGAGATCGTAGTACTCGCGCATTGTAAGGAACATTGCACCCTGGGACTTGTAGTGGTCTATGAGCATTCCGAGGAGTTCGATGGCCTTGTCACCCGTGTTAAAGCGGCAGTCCCACCGTATCTTCTCCCTTTGCATCGGCACAAACTCCCAGGGGTGGGCGAAGTAAACCCTGGGCTCCTTGAGGCGGGAGTGGATTATCCTCTGGAGCCTCCAGGGGAGCCTTATCACGGAGCTGGTCGTGGAGGCTGGAACCTCCAGAACGTTCCCGAAGAACTTCACACCCCCCCTGTAACCTTTGTAGTTAGCCTTAGAGGAGTCAATAAGGACACCGTTCTTCTCAAGGATTTCATAGTAGTAGTCGGGGAACTGCAGGTTTGGTGCGCGGAAAGAGACTACATCGCCAAATTCCCTGAGAATTTTGAGGGACTTCTCTATTATTTTTGCCCCCTCCTCCTTTGTCAGCTTGTCAAGCCTCTCGTGGTTGTAGGTGTGGCTCCCGAGCTCATGCCCCTCGTCAATAACCCGTTTCACCAGCTCGGGAAAGCGCTTCGCCATCTCCGCCGTGAAGAAGAAGGTAGCCCTTATCCTCTTTTCCGCCATAAGGTCGAGGAGCTTCGGGAGGCCCTCCTCCATTCCCCTCGTTGTTGTTAGGTACGGCGGGCAGTCGTGCTCCACATCGAAGGTTATTGAAACGATCATCCTTTGACCCTCCTCCATAGCTTGTACAGGAGGTACCTCTTGTCGCTTCCATCGGCCAGATCAATGGTCATCCTGTAAACGTCAAGGATCTTCTTCAAAACTACCTCCCATGAGAACTCCTTGATAACGCGTTTCCTGGCTTCTCTGCCCATTTTCTCAATGAGCTCCGGATTTGTAAGAACTTTTCCAAGCTTCTGAGCCACTTCCTCCTCGCTGTCTCCTAGGAAACCGGTTGTTCCATCCAGTATAAGGTCTGAGAGGCCGCTCCCATTCCTGCCAACTACCATCCTTCCAGTTGCCAGGGCTTCAAGACCGACTATCGAAAAGGCCTCCAGGATTCCGGGCATCAAAACCACGTCGGCCGCCCAGTAGAACTCCAACAGCTTCTCGCGGGGGAGGAAATCAAAGACTTTCGTACGGGAGCCCAGAGCGGTCTTTCTGAGGTTCTCCTCGAACTCCGCTCTCATCTCACCGTTGCCAACCGCTATGAGCTTTATCCGATCCTTTGAAATCCCTGAGCTCTTTAGAGCCCGGGATATTATGAAAGGCAGCCTGTGGGCCTGTTTTCTCTTCGTCATTCTGCCGGTGTAAAAAAGAACTATCTCGTCGGAAAGCCCAAGTTTTCTCCTTGCTTTCTCCCTCTCCTCCGGTTCTGGTGGGCGCCACTTCTCGACGTCGATACCGTTTGGAACAACGAACACGGGCCTGCCGTTCAACCCCTTCCCGAGCAGCCGCTTCGTGTCCCTCGCGACGGGTTTACTCACGGCAATGAAGGAATCCACACGTCTGAGGTAATGCCTGAGCAGGGGGCCTATTATAGGATCGGCCTTGGGATTTCCGTAGAAGGAGTGGTTGGTAGCGACGACGGGCACGTCGCGAATGCCCCTGGACAGGTTCGCCACCGCTATCGAGAAGGGGGAGTATATGCTGTGAACGTGGGTTATATCAAAGTGAACCTCCTTGTAGAACTGGTTTATCTTCCAGAGCTGGGAGGGGCCGAGGCTTATGTGGTGTTTCTTCAGGTATATGGAGGAGCGGAACCTGACCACGGGATAGGGGAACTCATCGTCCATCGGGCCAAGGTAGCGGTAGTCATGGGTAATGACGTAGGGCTCGTGCCCGGCTTTTAACAGGTTGCGGGCGAGCTCATCCATGTGAGTCTCGATCCCACCGATTTTAGGAAAAAACCAGTCGCTGGCTATGGCGATTTTAAGGCTCTCCATATTTCCCTTCCCCCCGAGGTCACGAGTACAAAGAAACCTACGACCGTGCTGAGCACGTAGGACACGAAACGTTCCAGAAGAGTCACCGAGACTGCCATGGCCAGGGGGAGGCCAAAGTACGCCAGAGTACCAACCAGGCCACCCTCTATGATGCCGACTCCTCCCGGGGTCAGCGCAACAAGGCCAAGGAGGAGGTTGGCTATTGAGACGACAACCAGGATGGATATACTGAGATGGAGCCCGAAAGCGAGAGTTATGAGCTTAAGCCTGAGTACATCGAGGATCCATATGGCCGAGCTAAGGAGGATCCCCCCGAGGGTTACGTTGTGGCACCTTTTGAGGGACACTATCCGCTCCATCTCCTCATAGCTCACTGAAGTCCTGAACACCCTGAGCGAGATCCTTACAAAGTCCTCCCACCTGATCCATACGAGGGCGATCCCAAGGACGCCCAGAACGAAGAGTAAGCCTGGTATCGAGGAGAAGTAGAGCATACCCACGAGGAAGAGAACAAAAACCGGTATGGTCTCCAGGATGCGCTCGTACACAACGCTCATGGCGGAAAGTCCAACGGGAATCTTTCCTTTCCGGCTTATCCAGGCTATCCTGAGAACTTCACCGCCGCTGCGGCTCATGGGGGTTACGTTGTTCATAAATATCGACGCAAGGATTGATTTGACCAGTTCGAGGAACGGGACGTCCTTTCCAATGCCTCCAAGAATCAGTTTCCAGCGGAAGGCGTAAATTAGAACGCTGAAGTAGTAAACGAAGATCGCGAGTAACAGGTACAGGACGGAAACGCGCCCGAGAAGCGTGAGGTACTCATGACCGTCTCCCAGAACACTCCCAGGCATCAACTTTTTAACCCCCCAACATTCTCATTTTCTCTTTAGTGGGGTAATCGAATGGGTGATTATAAACTTTGCCTCACGTGGGCACCGAAACAAAAATAAAAACTCAATCCGCGAGATCCCTAGAACGGTACTTCTCGACGGTTTTCTTGAGCGCCTCCTCCAAGTCTATACCATAGTAGTTGGCGATGCAGGAAAGGGCGAAGAGGACATCGCCTAGTTCTTCCTCAAGCTCCTCCCTTTTGGCGCTCCCCTTGACGCCCTCCACTGCCAGCATAACGTCTGCCAGCTCGCCGACTTCCTCAACAAGGGCAGCCAGCATCTCAAAGGGTCCCCAATAGCCGCCGAGAGTTTTTATAAGTTCGTCTACCTCCTTCTGGAGCTCCATTCCAACACCTCACAGGCCCAGCTCGTTTTTGAGGTCATCAAAGTACTTCCGCAGTGTATCCTCGTTAGTCCTGTAGAACCTCAGCTTTCCTTCACGTCTCTCCTCAACGAGTCCAAGCTCCTTTAGCCGCCTCAGGTGGTGACTTATAAGCGTCTGATCCTGACCAAGGGCCTTCGCTATGAGACAGACGCACAGCCATCTGTTCCTGAGCATTTTGATTATGGAAAACCTGAGGGGATT contains:
- a CDS encoding lysylphosphatidylglycerol synthase transmembrane domain-containing protein; protein product: MPGSVLGDGHEYLTLLGRVSVLYLLLAIFVYYFSVLIYAFRWKLILGGIGKDVPFLELVKSILASIFMNNVTPMSRSGGEVLRIAWISRKGKIPVGLSAMSVVYERILETIPVFVLFLVGMLYFSSIPGLLFVLGVLGIALVWIRWEDFVRISLRVFRTSVSYEEMERIVSLKRCHNVTLGGILLSSAIWILDVLRLKLITLAFGLHLSISILVVVSIANLLLGLVALTPGGVGIIEGGLVGTLAYFGLPLAMAVSVTLLERFVSYVLSTVVGFFVLVTSGGREIWRALKSP
- a CDS encoding nucleotide pyrophosphohydrolase is translated as MELQKEVDELIKTLGGYWGPFEMLAALVEEVGELADVMLAVEGVKGSAKREELEEELGDVLFALSCIANYYGIDLEEALKKTVEKYRSRDLAD
- a CDS encoding SDH family Clp fold serine proteinase → MDPLSGFLGSLLWWLFFLYLLMWPQLQFRALQAARARLMAQLARKRNSTVIAMIHRQESIGLFGIPVYKFISIEDSEEILRAIRMAPKDKPIDLIIHTPGGLVLAATQIAKALKEHPAETRVIVPHYAMSGGTLIALAADKIIMDPHAVLGPVDPQLGQYPAPSILRAVEKKGPEKVDDQTLILADVAEKAIKQVRDFVYSLLKDKYGEEKARELAQILTEGRWTHDYPITVDHARELGLHVETDVPEEVYALMELYKQPVKQRGTVEFMPYPVRQEGKK
- a CDS encoding polysaccharide deacetylase family protein, producing the protein MIVSITFDVEHDCPPYLTTTRGMEEGLPKLLDLMAEKRIRATFFFTAEMAKRFPELVKRVIDEGHELGSHTYNHERLDKLTKEEGAKIIEKSLKILREFGDVVSFRAPNLQFPDYYYEILEKNGVLIDSSKANYKGYRGGVKFFGNVLEVPASTTSSVIRLPWRLQRIIHSRLKEPRVYFAHPWEFVPMQREKIRWDCRFNTGDKAIELLGMLIDHYKSQGAMFLTMREYYDLYGNLKRE
- a CDS encoding glycosyltransferase family 4 protein, which encodes MESLKIAIASDWFFPKIGGIETHMDELARNLLKAGHEPYVITHDYRYLGPMDDEFPYPVVRFRSSIYLKKHHISLGPSQLWKINQFYKEVHFDITHVHSIYSPFSIAVANLSRGIRDVPVVATNHSFYGNPKADPIIGPLLRHYLRRVDSFIAVSKPVARDTKRLLGKGLNGRPVFVVPNGIDVEKWRPPEPEEREKARRKLGLSDEIVLFYTGRMTKRKQAHRLPFIISRALKSSGISKDRIKLIAVGNGEMRAEFEENLRKTALGSRTKVFDFLPREKLLEFYWAADVVLMPGILEAFSIVGLEALATGRMVVGRNGSGLSDLILDGTTGFLGDSEEEVAQKLGKVLTNPELIEKMGREARKRVIKEFSWEVVLKKILDVYRMTIDLADGSDKRYLLYKLWRRVKG
- a CDS encoding ArsR/SmtB family transcription factor, whose amino-acid sequence is MKVVELIEGLNEKQKKSVEKCIEKCNLLNPEEEISVEIEKNVLDFVKVLSNPLRFSIIKMLRNRWLCVCLIAKALGQDQTLISHHLRRLKELGLVEERREGKLRFYRTNEDTLRKYFDDLKNELGL
- the amrS gene encoding AmmeMemoRadiSam system radical SAM enzyme; the encoded protein is MREAMYWEPLERGKVRCKLCPLNCIINEGKRGSCRVRKNIGGTLYTLNYGKVSSIAADPVEKKPLFHFWPGSCALSIATVGCNMHCKHCQNWEISQADESFPYLHDMSPEMVVAIAKRYGCESIAYTYNEPTIWYEFVLDTAKLASEEGIYNLLITNGYINEEPFRELAPYIDAMNIDIKAFSDEFYMKISSVPSGEPSKRTAVIAKKEFGIHVELTYLIIPTLNDKEEEIRAFARWVVEELGDDTPVHFSRFFPHYRLTHLPPTPLETIEMAYRVAKEEGLKFVYIGNVPGHPGENTYCPRCGKPLIVRWGFEITEYNLTDDGRCKYCGEKIPIIGTYRKRHYPGMWW
- a CDS encoding TATA-box-binding protein, producing the protein MVDMSKVKLRIENIVASVDLFAQLNLEKVIEICPNSKYNPEEFPGIICRFDDPKVALLIFSSGKLVVTGAKSVDDIKRGVNKLIELLSKKVGTKFTKPPQIDIQNMVFSGDIGMEFNLDAVALSLPNCEYEPEQFPGVIYRVKDPKAVILLFSSGKIVCSGAKSENDAWEAVKKLIRELEKYGLIEEEEEW